The proteins below are encoded in one region of Triticum aestivum cultivar Chinese Spring chromosome 1B, IWGSC CS RefSeq v2.1, whole genome shotgun sequence:
- the LOC123136756 gene encoding protein G1-like7 has protein sequence MDSPGTAGPPSSSAGDAQQPVALAVAPPQPQPHPPPPQQQLSRYESQKRRDWNTFLQYLRNHRPPLTLARCSGAHVIEFLKYLDQFGKTKVHASGCAHYGQPSPPAPCPCPLRQAWGSLDALIGRLRAAYEESGHAPESNPFAARAVRIYLREVRDGQAKARGIPYEKKKRKRTPALPAGGAGEGTNSSSAAAAVPGRGEGGEQSGSGTAAASPLPSPTGAQAEGSSVTAAPTSTSRV, from the coding sequence ATGGACTCCCCGGGCACCGCCGGCCCTCCGTCCTCCTCCGCGGGCGACGCGCAGCAGCCGGTGGCGCTGGCGGTGGCGCccccgcagccgcagccgcatcccccgccgccgcagcagcagctGAGCAGGTACGAGTCGCAGAAGCGGCGGGACTGGAACACGTTCCTGCAGTACCTGCGCAACCACCGCCCCCCGCTGACGCTGGCGCGCTGCAGCGGCGCTCACGTCATCGAGTTCCTCAAGTACCTCGACCAGTTCGGCAAGACCAAGGTGCACGCGTCCGGCTGCGCGCACTACGGCCAGCCCAGCCCGCCCGCGCCCTGCCCCTGCCCACTCCGCCAGGCCTGGGGCTCCCTCGACGCTCTCATCGGCCGCCTCCGCGCCGCCTACGAGGAGAGCGGCCACGCGCCCGAGTCCAACCCCTTCGCCGCGCGTGCCGTGCGGATCTACCTCCGCGAGGTCCGCGACGGCCAGGCCAAGGCCAGGGGCATACCCTACGAGAAGAAGAAGCGCAAGCGCACGCCGGCGCTCCCTGCCGGCGGTGCCGGGGAGGGAACGAACTCGTCGTCGGCCGCCGCGGCTGTCCCTGGACGCGGTGAAGGTGGAGAGCAAAGTGGCAGCGGCACCGCGGCGGCTTCGCCACTGCCGTCACCCACCGGCGCCCAGGCGGAAGGGAGTAGCGTCACCGCTGCACCAACAAGCACCTCCCGAGTATAG